Proteins from a genomic interval of Microbacterium esteraromaticum:
- a CDS encoding ABC transporter, whose amino-acid sequence MSDPDVPENKSADSVDDVVGSANEGLDAAAAARAEVPPADGAADAVDPDLEAFAAAERDHPGVFLTTEQAAAAADAGTEPVAATDAVGPAEEYVDSTGPVPADSVDTSVHTTSVADTAYAAPAVDSAAETQVVPAEPVAPPPVVAPQPIFVQAPEPPRELGNRATAGAIGLLAMVSFAILYLGAILGIGAVEGTVTVENVGTAAVAPLSTWSFWVPVVIFYIAFWLLGAIINRGRWGHWVIFGLFVGAAAYGGHLLGQLFQAPFWRLTPTEAVELLEQQTFAPLAIAAFLFARELTIWFGAWVARSGARKKELNAEAQAEYERTLEAGPSALR is encoded by the coding sequence ATGAGCGACCCCGACGTTCCCGAGAACAAGTCGGCTGACAGCGTCGATGACGTCGTCGGCAGTGCGAACGAAGGGCTCGATGCCGCCGCGGCGGCACGCGCCGAGGTTCCTCCTGCCGATGGTGCAGCGGATGCTGTCGATCCCGATCTGGAGGCGTTCGCCGCTGCAGAGCGCGACCACCCCGGCGTCTTCCTGACGACCGAGCAGGCCGCGGCTGCGGCGGATGCCGGCACCGAGCCCGTTGCGGCGACGGATGCTGTCGGGCCCGCCGAGGAGTACGTCGACTCGACGGGACCGGTGCCCGCCGACAGCGTCGACACCTCTGTGCACACGACCTCTGTCGCTGACACGGCTTACGCCGCTCCCGCGGTCGACTCGGCGGCCGAGACCCAGGTCGTCCCCGCCGAGCCCGTGGCGCCTCCGCCCGTGGTCGCGCCGCAGCCGATCTTCGTGCAGGCACCCGAGCCCCCGCGTGAGCTCGGCAACCGCGCGACGGCCGGCGCGATCGGTCTGCTCGCGATGGTCTCGTTCGCGATCCTGTACCTCGGTGCGATCCTGGGCATCGGGGCCGTCGAGGGAACCGTGACCGTCGAGAACGTGGGTACGGCTGCGGTTGCGCCGCTGTCGACCTGGTCTTTCTGGGTGCCCGTCGTCATCTTCTACATCGCGTTCTGGTTGCTCGGCGCGATCATCAACCGCGGCCGCTGGGGGCATTGGGTCATCTTCGGCCTGTTCGTCGGCGCCGCCGCCTACGGTGGTCACCTTCTCGGCCAGCTGTTCCAGGCGCCGTTCTGGCGTCTGACACCGACCGAGGCCGTCGAGCTCCTCGAGCAGCAGACCTTCGCTCCGCTCGCGATCGCGGCTTTCCTGTTCGCCCGCGAGCTCACGATCTGGTTCGGTGCCTGGGTGGCTCGCAGCGGCGCACGCAAGAAGGAGCTGAACGCCGAGGCTCAGGCCGAGTACGAGCGCACGCTCGAGGCGGGCCCTTCGGCCCTGCGTTGA
- a CDS encoding TetR/AcrR family transcriptional regulator, translating to MDARVRRSRDALRAAVLEAAAVTPIAQLTVSQICQSAGVTRDTFYRHAAAPAELLADALEAELEPILADMPTTRVLDESERALLTHIQQRAAVYRGAMQPLLAAPIRFALDAALRRGLRLWLQLHPDIVPDAIAADPAALRIAIAYSAAGTVGAIEEWLPDGGDPDRAAEMILAASPQWWRATSAIEERKQS from the coding sequence ATGGATGCGCGCGTGCGACGTTCGCGAGACGCGCTTCGGGCAGCGGTGCTCGAAGCGGCGGCCGTGACCCCGATCGCCCAGCTGACGGTGTCGCAGATCTGCCAGTCGGCCGGGGTCACTCGTGACACCTTCTACCGGCACGCGGCAGCGCCGGCGGAACTGCTCGCCGATGCCCTCGAGGCCGAGCTGGAGCCGATTCTCGCCGACATGCCGACCACCCGAGTGCTTGACGAGAGCGAGCGCGCTCTGCTGACGCACATCCAGCAGCGCGCCGCCGTGTACCGCGGTGCCATGCAGCCCCTGCTGGCCGCCCCGATCCGGTTCGCGCTCGACGCGGCCCTGCGCCGCGGTCTTCGGCTGTGGTTGCAGCTGCACCCCGACATCGTTCCCGATGCGATCGCCGCCGACCCGGCGGCGCTGCGCATCGCCATCGCCTATTCGGCCGCCGGCACCGTGGGTGCCATCGAGGAGTGGCTGCCGGATGGTGGTGACCCGGATCGCGCCGCAGAGATGATCCTCGCGGCTTCACCCCAATGGTGGCGGGCGACATCCGCCATCGAGGAAAGGAAACAATCATGA
- a CDS encoding ABC transporter permease subunit → MTITDPQPPTPPTARQRRASRIADAASGGWGLMLFKVVVLGLILALGLYAALVLARTGQWVVAVIVMAVAALAVWIYFGRGKLPAKYLMPGLVFLFVFQVFAAVYTGYVAFTNYGTGHNSDKQSAVNSLMLSAQERVPDSPAYDLTVVERLGELSFLVTAPDGTVSVGGVERPLEEVDGAQMDGDKAVGLEGYNSLGFAQIVADQQRIADMTVPLSDDPNDGALRTPDGSSAYVYTSALVYDEDASTMTDTRSGVVYSDIGTGAFTASDGTELKPGWKINVGFDNFTRAFTEESIRGPFISVLIWTFVFAFLSVFTCFALGLFLAIVFNDPRMKSKKYYRVIMILPYAFPGFLSALVWAGMMNQEFGFINVVLFGGADIPWLTNEWLAKFSIILVNLWLGFPYMFLICTGALQSIPDDVQEAARVDGASAWQIFRSIKLPLLFVAVAPLLISSFAFNFNNFSLIYMLTGGGPRDVTAGVNVGATDILITMVYKVAFVGSSSDYGLASAFSIIIFILVATISVIAFRRTKALEDLN, encoded by the coding sequence ATGACGATCACCGATCCGCAGCCACCTACGCCACCGACTGCGCGCCAGCGGCGCGCCTCCCGCATCGCGGATGCAGCCAGCGGCGGTTGGGGCCTGATGCTGTTCAAGGTCGTGGTGCTGGGACTGATCCTGGCGCTGGGCCTGTACGCCGCACTGGTGCTCGCGCGCACCGGACAGTGGGTGGTGGCGGTCATCGTCATGGCTGTCGCGGCGCTCGCCGTCTGGATCTACTTCGGCCGCGGCAAGCTTCCGGCGAAGTACCTCATGCCGGGTCTGGTGTTCCTCTTCGTCTTCCAGGTCTTCGCAGCCGTCTACACCGGCTACGTCGCCTTCACGAACTACGGCACGGGGCACAACAGCGACAAGCAGAGCGCCGTGAACTCGCTCATGCTGTCGGCGCAGGAACGCGTGCCGGACTCTCCGGCGTACGACCTCACCGTGGTCGAGCGCCTCGGTGAGCTCTCATTCCTGGTCACCGCGCCCGACGGAACCGTCTCGGTCGGTGGTGTCGAACGGCCCCTCGAAGAGGTCGACGGGGCGCAGATGGACGGCGACAAAGCGGTCGGCCTCGAGGGATACAACTCCCTCGGCTTCGCCCAGATCGTCGCCGACCAGCAGCGGATCGCGGACATGACGGTGCCGCTGAGCGACGACCCGAACGACGGCGCACTGCGCACGCCCGACGGTTCCAGCGCCTACGTCTACACCTCCGCACTCGTGTACGACGAAGACGCCAGCACGATGACCGACACTCGCAGCGGCGTCGTCTACTCCGACATCGGAACCGGCGCGTTCACGGCATCCGACGGCACCGAACTCAAGCCGGGCTGGAAGATCAACGTCGGGTTCGACAACTTCACCCGCGCATTCACCGAGGAATCCATCCGCGGCCCGTTCATCTCGGTGCTGATCTGGACGTTCGTCTTCGCATTCCTCTCGGTGTTCACCTGCTTCGCGCTCGGACTGTTCCTGGCGATCGTGTTCAACGATCCGCGCATGAAGTCGAAGAAGTACTACCGCGTGATCATGATCCTGCCGTACGCCTTCCCCGGCTTCCTCTCGGCGCTGGTGTGGGCGGGCATGATGAACCAGGAGTTCGGGTTCATCAACGTCGTGCTGTTCGGCGGCGCCGACATACCCTGGCTCACCAATGAGTGGCTGGCGAAGTTCAGCATCATTCTGGTGAACCTCTGGCTCGGGTTCCCGTACATGTTCCTGATCTGCACGGGTGCGCTGCAGTCCATCCCGGATGACGTGCAGGAGGCCGCGCGCGTGGACGGGGCCAGCGCCTGGCAGATCTTCCGCTCGATCAAGCTGCCGCTGCTGTTCGTCGCGGTCGCGCCGTTGCTGATCTCGTCGTTCGCCTTCAACTTCAACAACTTCAGCCTGATCTACATGCTCACCGGTGGTGGCCCTCGCGACGTCACCGCCGGAGTGAACGTCGGTGCGACCGACATCCTCATCACGATGGTCTACAAGGTCGCTTTCGTCGGTTCGAGCTCCGACTACGGACTCGCGAGCGCGTTCTCGATCATCATCTTCATCCTGGTCGCGACCATCTCGGTGATCGCGTTCCGGCGCACCAAGGCACTGGAGGATCTGAACTGA
- a CDS encoding YajQ family cyclic di-GMP-binding protein codes for MADSSFDIVSKVDHQEAENALNQARKEVEQRYDFKGTDASIAWSGEQILIKANSEERAKAVLDVFQTKLIKRGISLKSLDTGEPFASGKEFRIVSSLKDGISSENAKKISKIIRDEGPKGVKSQIQGDELRVQSKSRDDLQQVIALLKGSDLEVDLQFVNYR; via the coding sequence ATGGCTGACAGCTCTTTCGACATCGTCTCCAAGGTCGACCACCAGGAGGCCGAGAACGCTCTGAACCAGGCCCGCAAGGAGGTCGAGCAGCGCTACGACTTCAAGGGCACCGACGCGTCCATCGCTTGGAGCGGCGAGCAGATCCTCATCAAGGCCAATTCCGAGGAGCGCGCGAAGGCCGTCCTGGACGTGTTCCAGACCAAACTCATCAAGCGGGGCATCTCGCTGAAGAGCCTCGACACCGGCGAGCCCTTCGCGAGCGGCAAGGAGTTCCGGATCGTCTCCTCGCTCAAGGACGGCATCTCGAGCGAGAACGCGAAGAAGATCAGCAAGATCATCCGCGACGAGGGCCCCAAGGGCGTCAAGAGCCAGATCCAGGGCGATGAGCTGCGCGTGCAGTCCAAGAGCCGCGACGACCTCCAGCAGGTGATCGCTCTGCTCAAGGGCTCCGACCTCGAGGTCGACCTGCAGTTCGTGAACTACCGCTGA
- a CDS encoding spermidine/putrescine ABC transporter substrate-binding protein codes for MERSLDAQVSQAVEAWLRWVPRWAPATHRGRVAPCRRCLGSPILSAAGIGAGVPHGVQHGLSTRIKAIIDQAVAEYTVRNLPMLQAELDQQADRNRSRGYRPSEGLDPEYEGMPLDPDPVPGAPFLFTVAGLADEAAAELPPLPPLSDEAKAALRQEVALADEYANMVGREICGMLLAHRLDVQAAISRYVEPQIEAMLAELSEALDSPFDPDAP; via the coding sequence GTGGAGCGATCTCTGGATGCCCAGGTGAGCCAGGCCGTCGAGGCCTGGTTGCGCTGGGTGCCGCGCTGGGCTCCGGCCACGCACCGTGGCCGCGTGGCACCGTGCCGTCGTTGCCTCGGGTCGCCCATTCTGTCGGCGGCCGGCATCGGCGCAGGCGTGCCGCACGGAGTGCAGCATGGGTTGTCCACGCGGATCAAGGCGATCATCGACCAGGCCGTCGCGGAGTACACGGTGCGCAATCTGCCGATGCTGCAGGCCGAGCTCGATCAGCAGGCCGATCGGAACCGATCGCGGGGGTACCGGCCGTCCGAGGGGCTCGACCCCGAGTACGAGGGGATGCCGCTGGACCCCGACCCCGTGCCGGGCGCGCCTTTCCTGTTCACCGTCGCGGGGCTTGCCGACGAGGCGGCGGCCGAGCTGCCGCCCCTGCCGCCGCTGAGCGACGAGGCGAAGGCCGCGCTGCGGCAGGAGGTCGCACTCGCCGACGAGTACGCGAACATGGTGGGTCGCGAGATCTGCGGGATGCTCCTGGCGCACCGCCTCGACGTGCAGGCCGCGATCTCGCGGTACGTCGAGCCGCAGATCGAGGCGATGCTCGCCGAGCTGAGCGAGGCCTTGGACTCGCCGTTCGACCCGGATGCTCCGTAG
- the rpsL gene encoding 30S ribosomal protein S12 — MPTIQQLVRKGRSPKVTKTKAPALKSNPQQAGVCTRVYTTTPKKPNSAMRKVARVKLRNGTEVTAYIPGEGHNLQEHSLVLVRGGRVKDLPGVRYKIVRGALDTQAVKNRKQSRSRYGAKKG; from the coding sequence GTGCCAACTATTCAGCAGTTGGTTCGCAAGGGACGTTCGCCGAAGGTCACCAAGACCAAGGCGCCCGCTCTGAAGTCGAACCCGCAGCAGGCCGGGGTGTGCACCCGTGTCTACACCACCACCCCGAAGAAGCCGAACTCGGCGATGCGTAAGGTCGCTCGTGTGAAGCTCCGCAACGGCACCGAGGTCACCGCCTACATCCCCGGTGAAGGCCACAACCTGCAGGAGCACTCGCTGGTGCTCGTGCGCGGTGGTCGTGTCAAGGACCTTCCCGGTGTCCGCTACAAGATCGTCCGTGGTGCACTCGACACCCAGGCAGTCAAGAACCGTAAGCAGAGTCGCTCTCGCTACGGCGCAAAGAAGGGTTGA
- a CDS encoding sugar ABC transporter permease, which yields MSTAPVTAPDTAAIVSSSGVRGEAPETRRPFRKYFRETGWRHLVGIAATVFALFPLLYVLSASLNPGGTLLTANSLFSDVSGESYLQLFQNPRHPYGAWFMNTLVIGLITSVFTVLLGALAAYSFSRMRFTGRRFSLTALLVVQMFPQMLAMVAIFLIMVTISDIFPAIGLNTQIGLIMVYLGGALGANTYLMYGFFNTVPASIDEAAKIDGAGHARIFFTIILRLVAPILAVVGLLSFIGTSSEFVLASVILIDPHKQTLAVGLYKFVADEFSKNWSVFAAGAVLAAILPVALFLALQKYIVGGLTAGSVK from the coding sequence ATGAGCACCGCACCCGTCACCGCCCCCGACACGGCTGCGATCGTGTCCTCCTCCGGTGTGCGCGGCGAGGCCCCGGAGACCCGTCGCCCCTTCCGCAAGTACTTCCGTGAGACCGGCTGGCGCCATCTCGTCGGCATCGCCGCCACCGTGTTCGCGCTGTTCCCCCTGCTGTACGTGTTGAGCGCTTCGCTGAACCCCGGGGGGACCCTGCTCACCGCCAACTCGCTGTTCAGCGACGTCAGCGGCGAGAGCTACCTGCAACTGTTCCAGAACCCCCGGCACCCGTACGGCGCATGGTTCATGAACACCCTGGTGATCGGTCTGATCACGTCGGTGTTCACCGTGCTGCTGGGCGCGCTCGCCGCGTACTCCTTCTCACGGATGCGGTTCACCGGCCGGCGGTTCAGCCTCACGGCGCTGCTGGTGGTGCAGATGTTCCCGCAGATGCTGGCCATGGTCGCGATCTTCTTGATCATGGTGACGATCAGTGACATCTTCCCGGCGATCGGCCTGAACACGCAGATCGGTCTGATCATGGTCTACCTGGGCGGTGCGCTCGGCGCGAACACCTACCTGATGTACGGCTTCTTCAACACCGTGCCGGCCTCCATCGACGAGGCCGCGAAGATCGACGGCGCCGGACACGCCAGGATCTTCTTCACGATCATCCTGCGGTTGGTGGCCCCCATCCTCGCTGTCGTCGGCCTGCTCAGCTTCATCGGAACGAGCAGCGAGTTCGTGCTCGCCAGCGTCATCCTGATCGACCCCCACAAGCAGACGCTTGCCGTCGGGCTGTACAAGTTCGTCGCAGACGAGTTCTCGAAGAACTGGAGCGTGTTCGCCGCGGGCGCCGTGCTCGCCGCCATCCTGCCCGTGGCGCTGTTCCTCGCGCTGCAGAAGTACATCGTCGGTGGCCTGACGGCGGGGAGCGTGAAGTGA
- the rpsG gene encoding 30S ribosomal protein S7 yields MPRKGPAPKRPVVNDPVYGAPIVTSLVNKILVDGKKSLAESIVYGALRGVEAKSGQDAVATLKKALDNVRPTLEVRSRRVGGSTYQVPVEVKPHRANTLALRWLVSYAKGRREKTMTERLQNEILDASNGLGAAVKRREDTHKMAESNRAFAHYRW; encoded by the coding sequence ATGCCTCGTAAGGGTCCCGCCCCCAAGCGCCCGGTCGTCAACGACCCCGTATACGGTGCACCGATCGTCACCTCGCTCGTGAACAAGATCCTCGTCGACGGCAAGAAGTCGCTCGCCGAGTCGATCGTCTACGGCGCCCTCCGCGGTGTCGAGGCCAAGAGCGGCCAGGACGCCGTCGCCACCCTGAAGAAGGCGCTCGACAACGTGCGCCCCACCCTTGAGGTCCGCAGCCGCCGCGTCGGTGGCTCGACCTACCAGGTCCCCGTCGAGGTCAAGCCGCACCGTGCGAACACCCTTGCACTGCGCTGGCTGGTCAGCTACGCGAAGGGTCGTCGTGAGAAGACGATGACCGAGCGCCTGCAGAACGAGATCCTCGACGCGTCGAACGGTCTGGGTGCAGCGGTCAAGCGCCGCGAGGACACCCACAAGATGGCCGAGTCGAACCGCGCCTTCGCCCACTACCGCTGGTAA
- a CDS encoding glycoside hydrolase family 13 protein — translation MHPRTPHHDGSPLHVSNDAPTLGEVVTVRLRVPAGYGPLRAVRTRSNPDHEPEWTDAERIGSVDGWEWWQAPITVRNPRHGYRFVLVHDDGTVEWLNQSGLHRGETLDAEDFALVANPAPPAWLNDAVMYQVFPDRFARSAEADGHPTPEWAIPATWSDPVDPVMPGRSQQFYGGDLPGIIERLDHLVDLGVNLLYLTPVFPAASNHRYDASSFDSVDPLLGGDEAYVRLIEEAHARGIRVIGDLTSNHSGDRHEWFQKALGNPGADTEEFYYFTDEGNTSYESWLGTPTLPKFDWSSQRLRQRFVSDDDSIVAKWLKPPYSIDGWRIDVANMTGRLGTVDVNAEVRQLLRETMLRINPEAILLGESTNDAASDLQGDGWHGAMTYPSFTRPLWGWLSEPTGEPYLTGEGDERTEPWFFGQPIGGIPRYTAQDFADAVVRFTASIPWRVRLGNMQPLDTHDTGRFATNAAAGTIPVAVGLSMTLPGLPVVFAGDEFGLVGADGEASRTPIPWGSEADVDVAARLALYRDLIGLRRAHPVLGAGGLRWLHVDDDTVVFVRESAQECILVLATRGGADAALPAGALPRASDAEALFGDATLAVATDGAVALAADGPAFAVWALPGVDVPSSF, via the coding sequence ATGCACCCGCGCACCCCGCACCACGACGGCTCCCCTCTGCACGTCTCGAACGATGCGCCCACCCTCGGCGAAGTCGTTACCGTCCGGCTGCGCGTGCCCGCCGGCTACGGCCCGCTGCGTGCCGTGCGCACCCGCTCCAATCCCGACCATGAGCCCGAGTGGACCGACGCCGAGCGCATCGGGTCGGTCGACGGCTGGGAGTGGTGGCAGGCGCCGATCACCGTGCGCAACCCCCGGCACGGCTACCGGTTCGTGCTGGTTCACGATGATGGCACGGTCGAGTGGCTCAACCAGAGCGGGCTGCACCGCGGCGAGACGCTCGACGCCGAGGACTTCGCGCTCGTCGCCAACCCGGCGCCCCCGGCCTGGCTGAACGACGCGGTCATGTACCAGGTGTTCCCGGACCGCTTCGCCCGCTCGGCCGAGGCTGACGGGCATCCGACGCCCGAATGGGCGATCCCCGCGACGTGGAGCGACCCGGTCGACCCCGTCATGCCGGGGCGCTCCCAGCAGTTCTATGGCGGTGACCTGCCGGGCATCATCGAACGACTCGACCACCTCGTCGACCTGGGCGTGAACCTGCTGTACCTCACGCCGGTCTTCCCCGCCGCATCGAACCACCGCTACGACGCCTCGAGCTTCGACTCGGTCGACCCGCTGCTCGGCGGCGACGAGGCCTACGTCCGACTGATCGAAGAAGCTCACGCCCGCGGCATCCGCGTCATCGGTGACCTGACCAGCAACCACTCCGGCGACCGGCACGAGTGGTTCCAAAAGGCGCTTGGCAACCCCGGCGCCGATACGGAGGAGTTCTACTACTTCACGGACGAGGGCAACACGAGCTACGAGTCGTGGCTCGGAACGCCGACGCTGCCGAAGTTCGATTGGTCGTCCCAGAGGCTTCGGCAGCGCTTCGTTTCGGACGACGACTCGATCGTCGCGAAGTGGCTCAAGCCGCCCTACTCGATCGATGGCTGGCGTATCGACGTGGCGAACATGACCGGCCGTCTCGGCACCGTCGATGTCAACGCCGAAGTGCGTCAGTTGCTGCGCGAGACGATGCTGCGCATCAATCCCGAGGCGATCCTGCTCGGCGAGTCGACGAACGACGCCGCGAGCGACCTGCAGGGCGACGGTTGGCACGGCGCCATGACGTACCCGTCATTCACCCGTCCGCTGTGGGGATGGCTGAGCGAGCCGACCGGTGAGCCGTATCTCACCGGTGAGGGCGACGAGCGCACCGAACCGTGGTTCTTCGGGCAGCCGATCGGGGGCATCCCGCGCTATACGGCACAGGACTTCGCGGATGCGGTCGTGCGCTTCACCGCGAGCATCCCGTGGCGGGTGCGCCTGGGGAACATGCAGCCGCTCGACACCCATGACACCGGCCGCTTCGCGACCAACGCGGCGGCCGGGACGATCCCCGTCGCCGTCGGCCTCTCGATGACGCTCCCCGGGCTGCCGGTGGTGTTCGCCGGTGACGAGTTCGGGCTCGTCGGCGCAGACGGCGAGGCCAGCCGCACTCCGATCCCGTGGGGGAGCGAGGCCGACGTCGACGTCGCCGCCCGCCTGGCGCTGTACCGCGACCTGATCGGCCTGCGTCGCGCGCATCCCGTGCTGGGGGCCGGCGGACTGCGCTGGCTGCACGTCGACGACGACACGGTCGTCTTCGTCCGCGAGAGCGCACAGGAGTGCATCCTGGTACTGGCGACGCGCGGGGGAGCGGACGCCGCACTTCCCGCGGGGGCGTTGCCCCGGGCATCCGACGCGGAGGCGCTCTTCGGCGACGCGACATTGGCCGTCGCGACCGATGGTGCCGTCGCGCTCGCGGCCGACGGCCCGGCCTTCGCCGTCTGGGCGCTCCCCGGGGTCGACGTTCCGTCGAGCTTCTGA
- a CDS encoding 2,3-butanediol dehydrogenase: MKAAVFHAKEDLRIEQVDEPVVGPGQVKLRNAFAGICGSDLHVYYAPEASGLDLSKPHPLTGATLPQILGHEFSGTVVELGEGVTDVAVGDRVAVWPIYSCGECVACRRGMFNACRTIGFHGLTSHGGGMSEFTTVPAGNVHVLPENVDLRMGALVEPMAVAWHAVNRAEMPENGTALIAGAGPIGIGVWFALKARGIDRVLVSEPSAERREIIAALGATVVDPVNGDLAAAVAELTDGDGVDAAFDAAGAGPAITSALPQLTPGGKVVVVAIHERPIDLLPTQLVATEIGIFGTLGQLPEDYEDVIAAMARGVYDTTGWVQEVELDGVVDAMTALRGGAGAKMLVKAG, translated from the coding sequence ATGAAGGCAGCGGTGTTCCACGCGAAGGAGGACCTGCGCATCGAGCAGGTCGACGAGCCGGTCGTGGGCCCTGGGCAGGTCAAGCTGCGCAACGCGTTCGCGGGCATCTGCGGATCCGACCTGCACGTGTACTACGCGCCCGAGGCATCCGGCCTGGATCTCTCCAAGCCGCACCCCCTCACCGGTGCAACGCTTCCGCAGATCCTCGGGCACGAGTTCTCGGGCACGGTCGTCGAGCTCGGCGAGGGCGTCACCGACGTCGCCGTCGGTGACCGCGTCGCCGTGTGGCCGATCTACTCGTGCGGCGAGTGCGTCGCGTGCCGTCGTGGCATGTTCAACGCCTGCCGCACGATCGGCTTCCACGGGCTCACGTCGCACGGCGGTGGCATGTCCGAGTTCACCACGGTGCCCGCGGGCAACGTCCACGTGCTGCCCGAGAATGTTGACCTGCGCATGGGCGCGCTGGTCGAGCCGATGGCTGTTGCCTGGCACGCCGTCAACCGCGCCGAGATGCCCGAGAACGGCACGGCTCTGATCGCCGGCGCCGGTCCCATCGGCATCGGTGTGTGGTTCGCTCTCAAGGCCCGCGGGATCGACCGGGTGCTCGTCTCGGAGCCCAGCGCAGAGCGCCGCGAGATCATCGCAGCACTCGGTGCGACGGTCGTCGATCCGGTGAACGGCGACCTCGCCGCGGCCGTGGCCGAGCTGACCGACGGCGACGGCGTGGATGCCGCGTTCGACGCCGCGGGTGCGGGGCCGGCGATCACATCGGCACTGCCGCAGCTGACCCCCGGCGGCAAGGTCGTGGTCGTCGCGATCCACGAGCGCCCCATCGACCTGCTGCCGACGCAGCTCGTCGCGACCGAGATCGGCATCTTCGGTACGCTCGGGCAGCTTCCCGAGGACTACGAAGACGTGATCGCCGCCATGGCCCGTGGTGTGTACGACACCACCGGCTGGGTGCAGGAGGTCGAGCTCGACGGTGTGGTGGATGCCATGACGGCACTGCGCGGTGGCGCCGGCGCGAAGATGCTGGTGAAGGCCGGCTGA
- a CDS encoding sugar ABC transporter substrate-binding protein, with product MKVNKRSILAFGAIAATSAIVLTGCASDSPAGEGDSGNTTDFSGQITVWVDADRAGVMEDAAADFTADTGVKVSLVQKEFGEIRDQFVQQVPTGKGPDVIVGAHDWLGVLVENGVAAPVELGDRAGEFEQVALDAFSYNGQVYGVPYAIENIGLLRNTDLVAEAPTDFDDMIAKGEAAGTEYAFLVGLDPEAADPYHLYPFQTSFGAPVFGQNADGSYNPDDLQIGNDGGKEFAGWLAEQGEAGVFNTNITGDLAKENFNSGKAPFFLTGPWNAPSAVEAGLNVAVDMIPSAGGQDAQPFAGVQGFFLSAESENKLAANEFLLNYVGSEEVQTALYEVGGRAPALTSAFEAAVAGDPITAGFGEVGVNAVPMPSIPEMGAVWQYWGVTEAAIINGSGGDPAALWEKMTADIQGAISE from the coding sequence ATGAAGGTGAACAAGAGGAGCATCCTCGCGTTCGGCGCCATCGCCGCCACGTCCGCAATCGTCCTGACCGGCTGCGCATCCGACTCGCCTGCGGGCGAGGGTGATTCGGGCAACACGACCGACTTCTCGGGCCAGATCACCGTCTGGGTCGACGCCGACCGCGCCGGTGTGATGGAAGACGCCGCCGCCGACTTCACCGCGGACACCGGCGTGAAGGTGTCTCTCGTGCAGAAGGAGTTCGGCGAGATCCGCGACCAGTTCGTGCAGCAGGTCCCCACGGGCAAGGGCCCTGACGTGATCGTGGGCGCACACGACTGGCTCGGCGTCCTCGTCGAGAACGGTGTTGCCGCACCGGTCGAGCTCGGCGACCGCGCAGGGGAGTTCGAGCAGGTGGCGCTCGATGCATTCAGCTACAACGGTCAGGTCTACGGCGTTCCCTACGCCATCGAGAACATCGGACTGCTGCGCAACACCGACCTGGTCGCCGAAGCGCCCACCGACTTCGACGACATGATCGCCAAGGGCGAAGCGGCCGGCACAGAGTACGCCTTCCTCGTCGGACTCGACCCCGAGGCCGCCGACCCGTACCACCTGTACCCCTTCCAGACCTCGTTCGGCGCCCCCGTCTTCGGCCAGAACGCCGACGGCAGCTACAACCCGGACGACCTGCAGATCGGCAACGACGGCGGCAAGGAGTTCGCCGGATGGCTCGCCGAGCAGGGCGAGGCCGGTGTCTTCAACACCAACATCACCGGCGACCTCGCCAAGGAGAACTTCAACTCGGGTAAGGCGCCGTTCTTCCTCACCGGACCGTGGAACGCGCCGTCGGCGGTCGAGGCGGGCCTGAACGTGGCCGTCGACATGATCCCGTCGGCCGGCGGTCAGGACGCACAGCCGTTCGCCGGTGTGCAGGGCTTCTTCCTCAGCGCTGAGAGCGAGAACAAGCTCGCAGCCAATGAGTTCCTGCTGAACTACGTCGGTTCCGAAGAGGTGCAGACCGCTCTGTACGAGGTCGGTGGCCGTGCCCCCGCGCTGACCAGCGCTTTCGAAGCCGCCGTCGCGGGCGACCCGATCACCGCCGGCTTCGGTGAGGTCGGTGTCAACGCGGTTCCGATGCCCAGCATCCCCGAGATGGGCGCCGTGTGGCAGTACTGGGGCGTGACCGAGGCAGCCATCATCAACGGAAGCGGTGGCGATCCGGCTGCGCTGTGGGAGAAGATGACCGCAGACATCCAGGGCGCGATCAGCGAGTGA